In the genome of Vicinamibacterales bacterium, the window TGATGCGCGCGTCTGGCTCGCCGATCTCGGCGGACAAGAGGTCGCAGTTCCTGCCGCTCGCCTACTTTCCTGTCGACCCGTCGTATGCGGTCCCCGCGGCGTTCAGGGAGAACCCGCCCACTGCCCGACCGCGGATGCAGATGGACACCTCGGCACACGAGCCGCGGTTGATGGAACTCCTGGGCGTGCTCGAGTTCACGCTCCAGGGCACGCCGCTCCGGCTGTCGGCCTTCGCCGAGGTCGGGCAGTCGGACGACCGCCTGTTCGTGCCGTTCACCGACGCCACGACGGGAAGCGAGACCTATCGGGCCGGCCGGTATCTCGAGATCGGCCGCTCGTCCACGGGCATCTACGTCGTGGACTTCAACCGCGCGTTCAATCCCTACTGCTACTACAACCCGACCTACGACTGCCCGTACCCGCCGAAGGAGAATCGACTGGCGGTGGCCATCAGGGCGGGGGAGAAGGTCAAGTAAAGGATGAAGGAGGAAGGA includes:
- a CDS encoding DUF1684 domain-containing protein, with the translated sequence MLRTVGLLAVILAIAACSSRPPDESGYLKEIAAVRAANDTMMRASGSPISADKRSQFLPLAYFPVDPSYAVPAAFRENPPTARPRMQMDTSAHEPRLMELLGVLEFTLQGTPLRLSAFAEVGQSDDRLFVPFTDATTGSETYRAGRYLEIGRSSTGIYVVDFNRAFNPYCYYNPTYDCPYPPKENRLAVAIRAGEKVK